From a single Pempheris klunzingeri isolate RE-2024b chromosome 2, fPemKlu1.hap1, whole genome shotgun sequence genomic region:
- the LOC139220165 gene encoding zinc finger protein ZFP2-like: MEKQKPELRRQTGSSSDSTDVQKRRGRDGPTCHRCQHCDKSFTTRNDLKVHQRFHLGEKLHSCDQCGKTFSQSGHLRNHQRIHTGEKPYSCDQCGKTFSESANLRIHQRIHTGEKPYSCDQCGKTFSESANLRIHQRIHTGEKPYSCDQCGKAFTVSAHLKRHQRIHTGEKLHSCDQCGKAFSESANLRIHQRIHTGEKPYSCDQCGKAFTVSAHLKRHQRIHTGEKLHSCDQCGKAFSESANLRIHQRIHTGEKPYSCDQCGKTFSQSASFRIHQRIHTGEKPYSCDQCGKTFSQSASLRSHQRIHTGEKPYSCDQCGKAFTASGHLRSHQRIHTGEKPYSCDQCGKTFSKSANLRIHQRIHTGEKPFWCDQCGKTFTSQSGLRSHQNTHTSLF, from the exons atggagaagcagaagccggagctcagaagacaaacaggctcGTCCTCTGATAGCACCGATgttcag aaacgcagaggaagagatggacccACTTGTCATcgctgtcagcactgtgacaaatccttcacaacacgaaatgatttaaaggttcaTCAGAGATTTCATTTGGGAGAgaaactgcacagctgtgaccagtgtgggaaaactttcagtcagtcaggtcaCTTAAGGAaccatcaacgcattcacactggagagaaaccgtatagctgtgaccagtgtgggaaaactttcagtgaatcagctaacttaaggatccatcaacgtattcacactggagagaaaccgtatagctgtgaccagtgtgggaaaactttcagtgaatcagctaacttaaggatccatcaacgtattcacactggagagaaaccgtatagctgtgaccaatgtgggaaagctttcactgtaTCAGCTCACTTAAAgagacatcaacgcattcacactggagagaaactgcacagctgtgaccaatgtgggaaagctttcagtgaatcagctaacttaaggatccatcaacgtattcacactggagagaaaccgtacagctgtgaccaatgtgggaaagctttcactgtaTCAGCTCACTTAAAgagacatcaacgcattcacactggagagaaactgcacagctgtgaccaatgtgggaaagctttcagtgaatcagctaacttaaggatccatcaacgtattcacactggagagaaaccgtacagctgtgaccagtgtgggaaaactttcagtcagtcagctagcTTTAGgatccatcaacgcattcacactggagagaaaccgtatagctgtgaccagtgtgggaaaactttcagtcagtcagctagcttaaggagccatcaacgcattcacactggagagaaaccgtatagctgtgaccagtgtgggaaagctttcactgcaTCAGGTCacttaaggagccatcaacgcattcacactggagagaaaccgtatagctgtgaccagtgtgggaaaactttcagtaaatcagctaacttaaggatccatcaacgcattcacactggagagaaaccgttctggtgtgaccaatgtgggaaaacttttACTTCGCAGAGTGGCCTTAGATCccaccaaaacactcacacttcatTGTTTTGA